The Avibacterium sp. 20-132 genome segment AAAATGCGGAAGAACTACGTGAAGTTGTACGTCAAGTGCCGTTAGATCGTTTATTGGTGGAAACCGATAGCCCTTACCTTGCGCCTGTGCCTTATCGTGGAAAACAAAATCAGCCTGCTTATACTCGTGAAGTGTGTGATTATGTTGCTACCTTGAAAGGGCTTTCAAGTGAGGAATTTGCCCAAATAACCACACAAAATTTTGAGCGTTTGTTCAAAATTCAGGTACAATAAAACATTACCTTAGCTGGAGGAAGAAACAATGCGACGCTTTTTTAAATATTTTTTCATTTTGATCATCTTTTTATTTCACGGTTTTTTATTTGCCCTTGTAAACTATGTTACCCCTCATTATGATGTAACCCGAGTAACAGGCGTGGAAGTAAAACGGGTGGATAAAGATGGTCCAATCACCAAATCGAATCCAGCAGATGGCCCGACCCGTGATGTGTATTATATTTATACGCAAAAACCGAATGAAGATAAGGTGATGGTGTATCGCAATGAAGATACACGCTGGAGTTTTCCTTTCTATTTCAAATTTGGCTCTGCCGATTTACAAGCCAAAGCACAAAGCTTTGCTGTGGAGCATAAATTGGTACAAGTGAAATATTATGGCTGGCGTTTAGTGCTATTTGATGAATTCCGTAATGCCACCTCAATCAAAGAAGTTACCTTAGATGAAGGGGCGTCTTACCCAATTCTGTCTTATGTATTTTATTTCTTCTTGTTGATTACACTGTTCTTCTCAATCCAATTTGTGCGTGGTTGGTTTGATAGCGAAAAATAAGTGTCAAAATCAGGTGAAAGTGGTGTATCTTGCGATGCACCATTTTTCTTCTAAGGATAATAAAAATGGGATTATTTGAAGCAATATTAAGTTTAACCGCCTTAATTGGCGTCAGTGCGGTGATTTCTTCTGCAGAAATTTCATTAGCGGGAGCAAGAAAATTAAAACTACAAAGCCTTGAAAATGAAGGCGATGAACGAGCAAGATTAGTGCTACAACTGCAAGCGCAACCGGGGCGATTTATCACCGTGGTGCAAATTGGCTTGAATATGGTGGCAATTTTAGGTGGGGTGATTGGCGAAAGTGCCATTAGTCCTGTGCTAGAAAAATTACTTGCCCAATATAGCCACGCAGAATGGCTGCAAAGTGCCGCATCTTGGTTGTCTTTTGCCATTGTAACCATTGCGTTTATTTTGCTGGCGGATCTGATTCCTAAACGCCTTGCAATGACCAATCCCGAAGCTGTCGCGTTGCGTACTGTGCGCATTATGCTGTTCTGCATTTTCTTATTTAAGCCTATCGTGTGGCTGTTTGATGCTATTGCCAACGGCGTATTTCGCTTATTGCGTATTTCTACCGTGCGAGAAGATAACCTGACCCCTGAAGATATTGTGGCGCTGATGGACGCAGGGGCAGAAGCAGGTGTGTTAAAAGCGCAAGAACATTATTTGATCGAAAATATTTTCGATATGCAAGAACGCACGGTGACTTCCACAATGACCACGCGTGAAAATATTGTGTTTTTAGACCGCACTTTTGATCGTGAAAAGGTGGTGGCAACGATTAAATCTAATCCGCATTCTAAATTGCTCATTTGCGATAATGGATTGGATAAAATTTTAGGTTATATTGAATCACATAGCTTACTCACACTGTATTTACAAGAACAACAGGTTTCCCTTACGGATCAGCGTGTTTTGCGTAAACCACTATTTATTCCTGATACCTTATCCTTGTTTGAAGTGCTGGAATTGTTTAAATCTGCTGGTGAAGATTTTGCCGTGATTGTGAATGAATACGCGTTGGTGGTAGGAATTGTAACGCTCAATGATGTAATGAGTATTGTAATGGGCGAATTAGTTTCGAGTGAAGAAGAGCAAATTGTTCGCCGTGATGAAAGCTCGTGGCTGATTGACGGTGCAACACCTTTAGAAGATGTGATGCGCGCCTTAGAAATAGAAAATTTCCCCGATGCAGAAAATTATGAAACTATCGGTGGATTTATGATGTATATGTTACGTAAAATCCCGAAAAAAACTGACTTTGTTCTCTATGATAACTATAAATTTGAAATTATTGATACAGAGAATTTTAAAATCGATCAGTTAATGGTTTCCCTTAGAAAAGATTAATTTTAGAGAATAAAAAACCCTACGTCAGTAGGGTTTTTTATACACTTAATCTTATTTCGTGCTTGGAATGCTGAAACGTTTGTTGAAGCGTTCAACACGACCACCAGTATCAACAACACGTTGTTTACCTGTGTAGAATGGGTGGCAGTTGCTGCACACGTCCAAGTTCAAATCTTTACCTAAAGTTGAACGAGTTTTGATCACATTACCGCAAGAACAAGTTGCCGTAATTTCTTTATATTCTGGGTGAATACCTTGTTTCATAGAAAACCTCAATTTGAAGCCACTCCGCTCTCTAAAACTGAATTTAGCACCGAGTGTGGTTAATATTACACTTATAGCACATCGCCATAAGCAAGATCTTTCATTTAAGCTCGCAGATTATACCGAAAAAAAAGGAATATTCAAGGGGCGAGATTATTCCGCTATAATAAGCGCAATTTTTGTTTGTTAAGGCTCGCATAATGAAACTTGTCCGTGTGGCGCTAGCCGTGCCATTATTCCAATTTTTTGATTATCTTCTGCCAGAGGGCTTCTCTCCTGCGGTAGGGGGGCGTGTGATTGTGCCATTTGGAAGGCAGAAACGCGTGGGGATCGTGGTAGATTTGCCGAGCCAAAGTGAGGTTGCCCCACAACAGCTTAAAGCAATCTTGACCGTACTTGATGAGCAAACTCTGTTTAATGAACCTGTGTGGCAATTGATCCACTGGGCGGCAAATTATTATCAAGCGCCATTGGGTGAAGCCTTATTCCAAGCGCTGCCGGTGAAATTGCGGCAAGGGGAAAGTGCGGTGGAAAATTCGCCCGTTTTTTTCCGCATTACCGAACAGGGGGAACAAGCCTTACGTGAGCATTCACTTAAACGAGCGAAGAAACAGCAAGAAGCATTGCAGTTATTAGCTCAACAACCACTGGAAAAAGGGCAAACGCCCTTTTCTACTACAATTTGGCAGCATTTAAAAGAAAAAGGTTATATAGAGGAATACGAACAACAGAAAGTGAGCCGTCCTTGGTATGATCTTGATCAGCCCATTGTTAATGAAGAGAATAAGCATCGTTTAAACAAAGAACAAGCCTTAGCATTAGGGCAAATTGTATTTCATCAAGGCTTTGCCGTTTGGTTGATTGATGGCGTAACAGGTTCGGGCAAAACAGAAATTTATTTGCAAAGCATTGAAGAAACTTTGAAAAAAGGGCGACAAGTGCTAGTCCTTGTGCCTGAAATTGGGCTAACGCCACAAACGGTACAACGTTTTAAAGCACGTTTTAATGTCGTGATTGATGTATTACATTCAAATTTGAATGATAACCAACGCTTACAGGCGTGGCAGCGTGCAAAATCAGGACAAAGTGCCATAATCATTGGCACAAGATCGGCATTATTCACGCAATTTGCGGATCTTGGCTTGATTGTGATAGATGAAGAACACGACAGCTCTTTTAAACAGCAAGATGGCTGGCGTTATCACGCACGGGATTTGGCGGTGGTGTATGCAAAACAATTAGAGATTCCTATTTTATTGGGGTCAGCAACGCCAAGTTTAGAAAGCCTGAATAACGTGAAATTAGGCAAATACCAGCACATTATTTTGCAAAAAAGAGCAGGAAATAGCACCGCACTTCAACAATTCGTGATTGATTTAAAACATCAGCGTATGCAAAATGGATTGTCAGATGCCCTTGCTAATAAAATGCAGGAACATTTACAACAAGGCAACCAAGTCTTGCTGTTTTTAAACCGTCGGGGCTTTGCACCCGTGTTATTTTGCCACGAATGTGGTTGGATTGCAGAATGCCAACATTGTGAAAAACCTTATACTTATCATCAACATCAGCGTGTATTACGTTGCCATCATTGCAGCTCGCAAAAGCCCATTCCTATGCAATGTGGGCATTGTGGCTCAACCCACTTAATGACCACTGGACTTGGCACCGAACAGCTTGAAGAAACCTTAACACAACGCTTCCCCGATTATGTGGTAACGCGTATTGATCGTGATAGCACAGCGCGCAAAGGTAAGTTAGAACAGCATTTGCAAGATATTCAACAAGGCAAAAGCCAGATTTTAATTGGTACACAAATGCTTGCTAAAGGACATCATTTTCCTAATGTCACCTTAGTTGGATTGCTGAATGTGGATAATGCGTTATTTTCTGTAGATTTTCGTGCTGAAGAGCGACTTGCTCAGCTTTATATTCAAGTCGCAGGACGAGCTGGACGTGGCGACAAACGTGGAGAAGTGGTATTGCAAACCCATTATCCAGATCACCCTTTATTACGCACCTTATTAAAAGAGGGGTATGGCGAATTTGCCCAACACGCCTTGCAATTACGCCAGCAAATGGGATTGCCGCCTTATCATTCACAAGCCTTATTTCGTGCGCAAAGCCGTCATAGTGAAGAAGCTGAACAGTTTTTACAGCAAATTGCGCAACAATTACAACAGCAAAATGTGGCAGGTTTACAAATTTATGGTCCTTTACCTGCGCCATTTAGCAAAAAAGCGGGGGCTTACCGTTGGCAGTTATTATTACAACATTCGTCAAAAGCAAAATTACAGCAAGTATTAAGCCAGTTTAAACAGGATATTCCGCAAAAAGCCCATCAAGTCCGTTGGGTGTTAGATGTCGATCCGTTAGATTTAAGTTAAAACTCGCTAGCCATTGCCCCTATTTTTCAGTAGAATTGGAACAATTTTGTCGGATGAAATGAGGGGAAATTTATTTTCTCATCTGTTTTATTGAATAATGATCTTGATTTTTATTCATTATACAATTTAATCGCAATCTTCCATCGCGAATAATACGCGATTTCCGAAAGCAAATTTAGCGTAAATTTCCACCGCACTTTTAAATATAGGGTTTTATTGTGGCTCAACGTGATTATGCTCGCCGTACAGGCAAACCAAAGAAAAAAGCAAAAAAGGTTAATAAACCACTGATTTTAGGGATTGCCGCATTAGTGATCGGCATTTTTGTAGCGGGATTATTCTTGTTAAAAGAAAAATCTAATGACATTGCCCCTGTGCTGATAACGCCAGAGAAAAACACACCAAAAAGTGTGTTGCCTACACCGCCTGAAGAAGTGTGGAGCTATATTAAAGCCTTGGAAACCCGCACTGTGCCAGTGGACGATAATCCAAAATCATTGGAAAAAAATATGCGTTTAACGGAAGAGCAGAAAAAAGTGCTAATCGAAATGGAAAAAGAGCAAAAAGCCGCCGAGGCAGCACGTTTAAAACAATTAGAAGAACGTAAAAAAGCAGAAGAGCTTGCTGCAAAAGAAGCGGCAAGAAAGCCTGCGCCTGTAAAAGTAGAAGTTAGTGAAAGCAAGCCTACAGTGGTAGAAACAACCTCTGTTGTGAAAGCGAAAGAAGACAGCAAAAAAGTGGAAACACCAAAAAAAGCGGAAACACCGAAGAAAGTGGAAACCGCCGTAGCGAAAAATACCGATGGAGAGAGAAAATACGGCTTGCAATGTGGCGCATTTAAAAATCGTCAGCAAGCAGAAAATATTCAAGCGAAATTGGTTTTAGCAGGATTTAATGCACGCGTAAATAGCAGTGCGGATTGGAATCGTGTCGTGATTGGACCTGTGGGAGATCGCACAACCACACAAAAGACACTTGAAAAGGCGAAGTCAATCACCACTTGTGTGTTAATTGGAATGTAAAATCGAACGAAATCACATCAGCCACCTTTTTAAAGGTGGCTTTTTTTTCGCTTGTATTTTGATTTATTTATTGCGAAAAAATAAAAAATCATTAAAATGAACGAACGTTCATTCAGTCCATTCTGTTACTGTGTGTAACTTCCTTTTATTAATTTTTTTAAGGTTATTTTAATGCGTCAATCTGAAAATGAGATGACCGAGCAAATCTTTTTAGCGACAGAAAGGCTTATGGCAGAAGGTGGATTGCATAATCTGTCGATGCACAAAATCGCCAAAGCAGCCAATATTTCTGCGGGAACAATTTATATTTACTTTAAAAGTAAAGAAGAATTGTTAAAAGCCTTTGCTCGTAGAGTGTTTACTCTTTTTTCTAAGGAATTAGAAAAAAATTACGATGAAAACCAACCGCACTTTGAACAATATCGTCAAATGTGGTGGAACATTTGGCATTATTTACAAGACAATCCAATGATTGTGGTGAATATGAGCCAATATCAATCCTTACCTGATTTCTATCAAATTTGTATGGAACAGGAAAAACAAACCCTATGGTATGCGTTTTGCCAAAAAGCAAATCAAGCTGGAGTATTATGTGATTTACCGCCGAAAATATTATTTTCATTAGGTTTAGAAAGTGCGATTAATTTAGCATACGATCACGCTTTTATAAAAACTGAAATTGAAAATGATATTTTAGAGGAAGTTATTATAAGAACTTGGCGATCAATGCAAAAATAGTTTAGTTATAGTTATTATGGAGTTTTTTTATGAGTCTTAATACTCAACCAACGGTTAAAAAACGTTCTCACGTTTTTTGGACGAAGCTGATTTTAATTGTTATTGCCTTAATTTTTATTGGAATGATTGCGGCAAATATTGGCAAAGGCATTGCAATTGGAAAATATATGTCCAGTTTGCCAGAAACGGCAAATCCTGTTACTGCCATGAAAGTGGAAGCAAAGGAATGGACGCCTGTTATTGAAACTACTGGTTTAGTGAGACCAAACCAAGGGGCAATGTTAAGTGCACAAACTGCAGGTACTGTAGCGAAAGTACTAGTTCAATCTGGGCAAGCGGTGAAAAAAGGCGATGTGTTAGTGCAATTAGATAGCTCGGTAGAACAGGCAAATTTATCGGCTTCGCAAGCACAGCTTTCTTCGGTGAAGCAAACCTATCAACGCTATCTCAATCTTTATAAAACGAAAAGTGTTTCGCAACAAGAATTAGATAATGCCAAAGCCAGTTATGATGCTTTAATGGCAAATATTGAAGCATTGAAAGCAACAATTGAACGTCGTCAGATTGTTGCTCCTTTTGATGGAGTTACGGGTATTGTAAAAGTGAATGTCGGGCAATATGTAACAATGGGCAGTGAAATTGTTCGTGTTGAAGATCGTAGCCAAATGAAAGTTGATTTTTCTGTTGCACAAAATGTGTTAGATCAATTGCATTTACAACAAAAGGTTACCGCGACAGCGGATGCGCGTTTAGGGGAAACATTTGGGGCAAAAATTACAGCAATTGAGCCAGCAATTAATGGCGCAACAGGTCTTGTAGATGTGCAAGCCACATTTGATCCAGAAGATGGACAAAAATTGCTTTCTGGTATGTTCACTCGTTTACGCATCGCTTTACCAACAGAACAAAATCAGGTTGTCGTGCCACAAGTTGCGGTGAGCTACAATATGTACGGCGAAATTGCCTATGTTTTAACCGCACTTTCTAATGATGAAAAACAAACTTTATTAGATAATGATAAATTTCCACACAAAGATGACATTGATAAGGTATATCGTGCGAAACAAATCACTGTCTTTACCAAAGATCGTCAAGGCATTTATGCGCAATTAAAAGGCGATGATGTGAAAGTGGGGGATTTAATCATCACGGGCGGTCAGCAGCGTATTGGTAATGGCAGCTTAGTTTTTGTGACGGATAAAGCGGGTGTTGGTACAGCAGAACCTGTGAAGAAAACTAATCTTTAATTTAGGAAGTGTGTGAATGAAATTTACAGATATTTTTATTCGTCGCCCTGTATTAGCAGTTTCGATTAGCTTGCTGATTATTATTTTGGGGTTGCAAGCTATTTCAAAGCTCAGTGTACGTGAATATCCCAAAATGACCACAACGGTAATTAATGTTACGACAACTTACCCAGGGGCAGATGCAAACTTAATTCAGGCTTTTGTTACCTCTAAATTGGAAGAAGCAATTGCACAAGCAGATAATATTGATTATATGTCTTCTGAAAGCCGTCCTAATGCTTCAGCAATTACGGTAAAAATGAAGTTAAATACAGATCCAAATGCAGCATTAGCCGATGTGTTAGCAAAAGTAAATTCAGTACGTTCTGCATTACCAAATGGAATTGATGATCCGGCAATTACCTCATCAACTGGGGGATCGGGCATCATGTATATTAGTTTCCGTTCTAATAAGTTAGATGCAAGCCAAGTAACGGACTATATTGAACGTGTAGTAAAACCACAATTCTTTACCATTGAAGGGGTGGCAAAAGTTTCCATTTATGGGGCATCACAATATGCCATGCGTATTTGGTTAGATCCACAAAAAATGGCATCGCAAAACCTTTCCGCACCAGAAGTGATGGCAGCTTTATCAGCCAATAACGTTCAAACAGCAGCAGGAAACGATAACGGTTATTTTACGGTATATAAAAATAAAGTTGAAACTACGACCAAAACCGTAGAGCAATTACGTAATTTAATTGTTTATTCTAAAGGGGATAATTTAGTTCGTTTACGTGATATTGCAGAGGTAGAATTAAATAAAGAAAGTGATGATAGCCGTGCGGTTGCAAATGGTTCTGATTCTGTTGTGTTAGCTATTGATCCAGCCTCAACAGCGAATCCACTAACTGTTGCAAAAAATATTCGTCCATTATATGAGAGTATTAAACGTAATCTACCTGATAGTATGGAAACGGATATCTTATATGACCGTACTATTGCTATTAATAGTTCTATTGATGAAGTGGTAAAAACCATTTTAGAGGCAACCATTATCGTATTGGTGGTGATTACCTTATTTATTGGTTCATTCCGAGCGATTTTAATTCCTGTCATTACCATTCCAATTTCTTTAATTGGGGTGATTATGATGTTGCAAGCGTTTGATTTTTCCATCAATCTCATGACGTTGCTAGCATTAATTCTGGCAATTGGGCTTGTGGTGGACGATGCGATTGTGGTGCTAGAAAACGTGGATCGTCATATTAAATTAGGCGAAACACCATTTCGAGCTGCAATTATAGGGACAAGAGAAATTGCTGTTCCTGTTATTTCGATGACCATTGCATTGATTGCAGTATATTCTCCAATGGCATTAATGAGTGGAATTACAGGTTCACTGTTTAAAGAGTTTGCACTCACTTTAGCTGGTGCGGTATTTATTTCAGGGATTGTGGCGTTAACGCTTTCTCCAATGATGAGTAGTAAATTGCTTAAGCCACATACTGAACCGTCAAAACTTGAGCAACGTATCGAAAATACTTTAGGAAAATTAACCCGCACTTATGAATACCTGCTAGGTATCATTATGAATAGCCGTAAGTTTGTATTGGCTTTTGCTGTGGTAATCTTTGCAACATTGCCAATGCTATTTAATTCTCTTTCTAGCGAATTAACCCCTGTTGAAGATAAAGGCGCATTTTTGGCATTAGGTACGGCACCTGCAAATGTGAATGTGGATTATGTACAAGGGGCAATGAAAGGTTATGAAGATATTTTGAAAAATACCGAAGAAGTCGGTTTTTCAATGGTTATCTCAGGTGCACCAAGTTCGAATCAATCTCTAAATGTCGTAACGCTGAAAGATTGGAAAGAACGTTCACGTAAACAAAGTGAAGTGCTTGCTGAATTAAATCAAAAAGCCCAAGCTATTCCTGAAATTTCGGTGAGTGGTTTCGCTTTCCCTGAAATTGAAACCGGTGAACAAGGCCCACCAGTGAGCTTTGTGATTAGTACAGCGAAGGATTATAAAGAATTGGCAGACATTGCCGGGGCTTTTTTAGATAAAATGAAAAACTCAGGGCAGTTTGTGTATACCTCTTTAGCGTTGAAATTTGATACCGCGCAGATGAAAATCACCATTGATAAAGAAAAAGCGGGAACCTATGGGGTATCTATGCAGCAAATTAGTAATACACTAGGTAGCTATCTTTCTGCTGCAACCATCACCCGTGTAGATATTGATGGACGTGCGTATAAAGTGATTTCACAAGTTAAGCGCAAAGATCGTTTATCTCCAGAAAGTATGGATAACTATTATGTCAAAGCAAGTAATGGCGAATCTGTACCGTTAAGCAGTTTTTTAACGGTAACGCTTGAATCACAGCCAAGTTCATTACCTCGTTTTAGCCAGTTAAATTCTGCGATTATTGGTGCAGTGCCTTCACCAACAATTAGTATTGGTGATGCGGTGAAGTGGTTACAAGACACAGCGAATCAGGATTTACCACAAGGCTATAACTACGACTTCAAAGGTGAAGCACGTCAGCTTGTACAAGAAGGCAATTCATTAGGCGTTACTTTTGCCTTAGCAGTGATTATTATCTTCCTTGTGTTAGCAATTCAATTTGAATCTATCCGCGATCCATTAGTGATTATGATTTCTGTACCACTTGCTGTGAGTGGCGCGTTATTTGCCTTAAATTTATTTGGTTTCTTCGGTATTGCTGGAACAACCTTAAATATTTACTCACAAGTGGGCTTGATTACGCTTGTAGGCTTAATTACGAAACACGGTATCTTAATGTGTGAAGTGGCAAAAGAAGAGCAGCTTTATCATCATAAAAATCGAATGGAAGCAATTATGTCTGCGGCCAAAGTTCGTTTACGTCCTATTTTAATGACAACCGCTGCAATGATTGCAGGGTTAATTCCATTGCTATATGCGACAGGCGCAGGTGCAGTGTCTCGCTTTAGTATTGGTATTGTGATCGTAGCAGGATTGGCAATTGGTACGCTCTTTACCTTGTTCATCTTGCCTGTCATTTATACTTATATCGCAAGTGAGCATAAACCATTACCAGAGTTTGATGAAAGCATCAAACCTATTGAAGACAATGGTCAGCATTAATTAATCATCAAAAAATCAAAAGCTACCTCTGGGTAGCTTTTTTATTGACGAAAAAAGAAAGTGCGGGGAGATTTTGCGGAATTTTATAAAAAAATGAGAAAAAAGCACCGCACTTTAAAAATTAAAAAATCTTTCCTAGCGATTGAGTTAGATTGCCCTTTGCTGTAAACTAACATCCCGTCTTATTACAATGATTATCAATTTTTTCATCTCAACAAATTAGGTTCTATTTATGGCTACCAACTATATTTTTGTAACGGGCGGCGTGGTTTCTTCCCTTGGTAAAGGGATTGCAGCGGCATCATTGGCCGCAATTTTAGAAGCTCGTGGTTTGAATGTAACCATTATGAAACTGGATCCTTATATTAATGTGGATCCCGGCACAATGAGTCCAACCCAACACGGTGAAGTATTTGTGACCCAAGACGGCGCAGAAACGGATCTCGATCTCGGGCATTATGAGCGTTTTATTCGCACTAAAATGACCAAACGCAATAATTTCACTACGGGTAAAATTTATTCTGAAGTCTTACGCAAAGAGCGTCGAGGCGACTATCTTGGGGCGACCATTCAAGTTATCCCACATATCACCAACGAAATTAAAGCTCGCGTGATTGATGGCGCAGCGGGACACGATGTGGCTATCGTGGAAGTGGGCGGAACAGTGGGGGATATTGAATCATTACCGTTCTTAGAGGCATTACGTCAGCTTGCTGTGCAAGTGGGGCGTGAACGTACGATTTTTATGCACCTAACCCTTGTGCCTTATATTCCAACAGCGGGCGAAGTGAAAACCAAGCCAACGCAACATTCAGTTAAAGAATTGCTCTCAATTGGAATTCAGCCTGATGTGTTAATTTGCCGTTCTGATCGTATGATCCCACCGAATGAACGTGCCAAAATTGCCTTGTTCTGTAATGTGCCAGAACGTGCGGTGATTTCGTTAAAAGATGTGAATTCTATTTATCAGATTCCAGCTTTATTGAAATCACAAGGCCTAGATGAGTTTATTTGTCAGCGTTTCCAGCTAGATTGCCCTGAAGCGGATTTAAGCGAATGGGAGCAAGTGCTTTATCAACAAGCTAACCCAACAGGTGAAGTAACCATTGGTATGGTAGGGAAATATATTGAGTTACCTGATGCTTATAAATCCGTGAATGAAGCATTAAAACACGGGGGATTAAAAAACCGTCTAAATGTGAATATTAAGTATATTGATTCAGAAGATGTTGAAAGCAAAGGTACAGAGGTGCTAAAAGGCTTAGATGGTATTTTAGTGCCGGGTGGCTTTGGCTATCGTGGGGTGGAAGGCAAAATTCGCACCGCACAATATGCCCGAGAAAACAACATTCCGTACTTAGGCATTTGTTTAGGAATGCAAGTGGCATTAATTGAATATGCGCGTCATAAAGCAGGATTGACCGAAGCAAATTCCACTGAGTTTGATAAAAATTGTAAACAACCTGTGGTGGGCTTAATTACAGAATGGCAAGATGCAGAAGGAAATATCGAAACCCGTAGTGATAAGTCTGATCTTGGTGGCACAATGCGTTTAGGCGCACAGCAATGTCATCTTGCCGAAGGCAGCCGAGCGCGTGAGCTATATGGTGCAGAAACCATTGAAGAGCGTCATCGTCATCGTTACGAGGTAAACAATACCCTATTACCACAAATTGAAAAAGCCGGTTTAAAAGTAACAGGGCTATCTGCGGATAAAAAATTAGTGGAAATTATTGAAGTACCAAATCACCCTTGGTTTGTTGCTTGTCAGTTCCACCCTGAATTTACCTCAACTCCACGTGATGGTCATCCATTATTTGAGGGCTTTGTCAAGGCAGCAAAAGAACATCAGAAAAATAGTTAAAAAATAGTGTTTTGATCAAATAAGCAGTATTTTTAACAAGACAAATTCAGAAAAACGCTTTACTATAAGTGCGATTTTTCAAGAATTCATTTTGAACTTAAAAGAGGAAAATAAAATGGCGAAAATCGTTAAAATTATTGGTCGTGAAATCATTGACTCGCGCGGTAACCCAACTGTTGAAGCAGAAGTTCACCTTGAAGGTGGTTTTGTCGGTCTGGCTGCTGCACCATCTGGCGCATCAACAGGTTCTCGTGAAGCATTAGAATTACGCGATGGCGATAAATCTCGTTTCTTAGGTAAAGGTGTGTTAAAAGCGGTTGAAGCGGTAAATGGCCCAATCGCACAAGCCTTAGTGGGTAAAGATGCCACTAACCAAGCAGAAATCGACCAAATTATGATCGACTTAGACGGCACGGAAAATAAATCTAAATTCGGTGCAAATGCAATTTTAGCGGTTTCTCTTGCTAACGCGAAAGCAGCGGCAGCATCTAAAGGTTTACCACTTTATGCGTGGATTGCAGAGCTAAACGGCACACCGGGCGTTTACTCAATGCCATTACCAATGATGAACATTATCAATGGTGGTGAACACGCAGATAACAACGTGGATATTCAAGAGTTTATGATCCAACCAGTGGGTGCGAAAACCTTAAAAGAAGCACTACGTATCGGTGCTGAAGTATTCCATAACCTTGCTAAAGTATTAAAATCTAAAGGTTTAAGCACCGCAGTAGGTGATGAGGGTGGTTTTGCACCTAACCTAGAATCAAATGCAGCAGCGCTTGCTTGTATCAAAGAAGCGGTAGAGAAAGCCGGTTATGTATTAGGTAAAGATGTTACATTGGCAATGGACTGTGCATCATCTGAATTCTACAACAAAGAAAACGGTATGTACGAAATGAAAGGTGAAGGTAAATCATTCACTTCTCAAGAAT includes the following:
- the acrB gene encoding multidrug efflux RND transporter permease subunit AcrB, translated to MKFTDIFIRRPVLAVSISLLIIILGLQAISKLSVREYPKMTTTVINVTTTYPGADANLIQAFVTSKLEEAIAQADNIDYMSSESRPNASAITVKMKLNTDPNAALADVLAKVNSVRSALPNGIDDPAITSSTGGSGIMYISFRSNKLDASQVTDYIERVVKPQFFTIEGVAKVSIYGASQYAMRIWLDPQKMASQNLSAPEVMAALSANNVQTAAGNDNGYFTVYKNKVETTTKTVEQLRNLIVYSKGDNLVRLRDIAEVELNKESDDSRAVANGSDSVVLAIDPASTANPLTVAKNIRPLYESIKRNLPDSMETDILYDRTIAINSSIDEVVKTILEATIIVLVVITLFIGSFRAILIPVITIPISLIGVIMMLQAFDFSINLMTLLALILAIGLVVDDAIVVLENVDRHIKLGETPFRAAIIGTREIAVPVISMTIALIAVYSPMALMSGITGSLFKEFALTLAGAVFISGIVALTLSPMMSSKLLKPHTEPSKLEQRIENTLGKLTRTYEYLLGIIMNSRKFVLAFAVVIFATLPMLFNSLSSELTPVEDKGAFLALGTAPANVNVDYVQGAMKGYEDILKNTEEVGFSMVISGAPSSNQSLNVVTLKDWKERSRKQSEVLAELNQKAQAIPEISVSGFAFPEIETGEQGPPVSFVISTAKDYKELADIAGAFLDKMKNSGQFVYTSLALKFDTAQMKITIDKEKAGTYGVSMQQISNTLGSYLSAATITRVDIDGRAYKVISQVKRKDRLSPESMDNYYVKASNGESVPLSSFLTVTLESQPSSLPRFSQLNSAIIGAVPSPTISIGDAVKWLQDTANQDLPQGYNYDFKGEARQLVQEGNSLGVTFALAVIIIFLVLAIQFESIRDPLVIMISVPLAVSGALFALNLFGFFGIAGTTLNIYSQVGLITLVGLITKHGILMCEVAKEEQLYHHKNRMEAIMSAAKVRLRPILMTTAAMIAGLIPLLYATGAGAVSRFSIGIVIVAGLAIGTLFTLFILPVIYTYIASEHKPLPEFDESIKPIEDNGQH
- the pyrG gene encoding glutamine hydrolyzing CTP synthase → MATNYIFVTGGVVSSLGKGIAAASLAAILEARGLNVTIMKLDPYINVDPGTMSPTQHGEVFVTQDGAETDLDLGHYERFIRTKMTKRNNFTTGKIYSEVLRKERRGDYLGATIQVIPHITNEIKARVIDGAAGHDVAIVEVGGTVGDIESLPFLEALRQLAVQVGRERTIFMHLTLVPYIPTAGEVKTKPTQHSVKELLSIGIQPDVLICRSDRMIPPNERAKIALFCNVPERAVISLKDVNSIYQIPALLKSQGLDEFICQRFQLDCPEADLSEWEQVLYQQANPTGEVTIGMVGKYIELPDAYKSVNEALKHGGLKNRLNVNIKYIDSEDVESKGTEVLKGLDGILVPGGFGYRGVEGKIRTAQYARENNIPYLGICLGMQVALIEYARHKAGLTEANSTEFDKNCKQPVVGLITEWQDAEGNIETRSDKSDLGGTMRLGAQQCHLAEGSRARELYGAETIEERHRHRYEVNNTLLPQIEKAGLKVTGLSADKKLVEIIEVPNHPWFVACQFHPEFTSTPRDGHPLFEGFVKAAKEHQKNS
- the acrA gene encoding multidrug efflux RND transporter periplasmic adaptor subunit AcrA, with the protein product MSLNTQPTVKKRSHVFWTKLILIVIALIFIGMIAANIGKGIAIGKYMSSLPETANPVTAMKVEAKEWTPVIETTGLVRPNQGAMLSAQTAGTVAKVLVQSGQAVKKGDVLVQLDSSVEQANLSASQAQLSSVKQTYQRYLNLYKTKSVSQQELDNAKASYDALMANIEALKATIERRQIVAPFDGVTGIVKVNVGQYVTMGSEIVRVEDRSQMKVDFSVAQNVLDQLHLQQKVTATADARLGETFGAKITAIEPAINGATGLVDVQATFDPEDGQKLLSGMFTRLRIALPTEQNQVVVPQVAVSYNMYGEIAYVLTALSNDEKQTLLDNDKFPHKDDIDKVYRAKQITVFTKDRQGIYAQLKGDDVKVGDLIITGGQQRIGNGSLVFVTDKAGVGTAEPVKKTNL